CATATTGAGAGAACATGTTGTATTTACAGGGACACAGACGAAGGAGAACACATGAACAAAGTGGACTAACATAGTTTCAGAGGCAATGCTTAAGTACCGGTTTTTTTCAGAATCTTGGTCACCTTGGCCTATAACATTACCTACGTTTACCAGAATTTATCAGATAAAAATTCGaatccaaaattttgaattcaacaATGCTTACCGCCAGTATCATGGACACTGAGTCCTGAGCTGGACACATTATTAAAACAAACTGTTGCTTCACTGACTAAACCCATGTCAATACTGAATCATAGACAAGGGCAGAAGCATAACCAACCAAAGAACTATATTACTGGTATGCAGCTTTTAGATATAGGGTACTGACCATTTTAGGACACATCATTGAGATGGCCACACCTTCCTATGGCTGTTAATTTTTGTTACCTGCACAACACCAAGCATAGTAACACAAACATCAAAAGGAAAGGGAACATGTATCAATCCCTATTAAAAAAGTATGAGCAAATGACCCAATATCCGCGACAACAGGTTCGAACACACAAAAACCTGGGTACACACAacaaccaaaggagaaaggataGAGGAGTATCAGCTCCCTGATCTCTGTCCCCAATTGGTAGAAACTACAAAAGAAGTCTCGATGAACATGAAATTAACGAAGTCTTGGATAAATGTAAAACTGTCCTAGCTTGCCACCACAGTGTAGTCACTGTAACACTGATCCTGGAGGAAATACCACATTTCAGAGCAATGATCATGTCATAGGATCAGCAATACAATGTGCACATGGGTGTACAACAGCCAGCCTGCCTGCCTGCTTGCTTGTTTACCTACAAAGAGAATTCATGATTAGAATGACTTATAGAGTTCATTgtctaaaaaaacttatttttttaaaaaaaatagcttgcATAGTTCTAGAATAGaatggaaggagagagagagagagagcaaggcAAACATTTCACCTTTGATACAAAGCCTTGATATCCTGACGAATAACATCAGTCTCCAACAATACATCTCTGGAGCCATCGATACAGACTTGATTCAGCTTGAAGTCTTCAGTTGTGCAGCGCCCGCTCCATTGGAACCATAGCTTTGGTATGACTTCCTTGTTGAATGCAGTTTCATGGGCCTTCTCCTCTGGAGAATCAGCAGCTACAAGTCTATACACAAACACTTTCTTCTTCTGTCCAGGCCTGAATGTGCTCCCGATGGCTTGGCGCGTAACAGACGGGTTCAGGTGAACATCTAGGATGACAATTCTTGATGCACCCACAAGGGAGATGCCCTCCCCAAATGCCTTGATGGAACCAAACAGAACTTTTGCATCGGCAGAGCCGTTGAACTGATCCATTGCCAATTGTCCATCTTCCATGCTAGTATCACCATTTATCACAAAAATTTCCTTCCCTACATGCCAGCCCATCTCCTTAACCAGCAGCCTTTCCAAAAATTTCATGGGGAGTGTATACTGACTAAAAGCAACTAATTTCTCTCCTGCAGAGTTGGCAAGCGCAAGGATGTTCAGAAAAAACCTGGCCTTCACCCCATCTCCCAGGTTGATGCTGTTGACCAAACTATCAACTCTGTCATCCCTATCAACATCATTAGCTTCAGAAATTTCTGAAAGGCAAGGGTGAACATAGAGTGCAGCCCCTACAGCGCTTGTTTTGAGCATCCCATGGTCTTCTTCTAACTTGCAAAGAATGTCTTTCTGCTTGGGACTGAGTTCCAAGAACACACTGAAGTCTAGTAAGACAGGAAATTCATTCAAGTCCTCACCATTACAGTAGTGAAGCACATCTTTGGTTAGTTCTCCAAGACTTCTGATAACATTAACTTTTCTTGTGAAGTTATCATCATTCAGCAGGGTATCTTCCACTGACTCAGAGATCTCTGTTATACTCCTGGCACTTGATATTTCTAGTTGACCCATCATACGTGTAACAATGGGCCAGGATGTCTCCGTCTTGAGAAAACCTGGGCGTACAAGATCCAAGGTGTTAAACACTTCCTTGACATGATTATGGAAGAGTGTACCAGACATGACCACTTTGCATGGCGTTTGCACTTTGCGCGCAGATTGTAGCATATCAGTCTCATCAATGCTAGGTGTATGGCCCTCATCAAGTATCAACAAGCTGGGGACCATAAGAAGCGTGTCCCTGCATTCAGCTACAGCATTTTCATCCCTATCATCGCAGACAATTTGGGTGAAATGCTTGGATCCAACAAAGAGTATGCTCCTCTTAGAGCTCCAAGATTTTAGGACTTCCAGTTGCTCTACTCTATTGTCAGCCTTAATAGAATCGAAATCATACAGTGGTATGTCCTCCACTTGCCACTGCTGGAATTCTCTCTTCCATGTACCTAATATCCCTTCAGGAAGCACAACAAGGGGCCTTGCAGTGAAATGTCTTGCCATGAAGCCTTGAATGAAACTGATAAGCATAAATATTTCCCCTGAACCTGGGGCATGAACAAGAATGCAGCCTCCAGGTTCATCAGTGACCAAGTTATTAACCAGGAATTTGAATCCTTCCAACTGATGAGGCCGGATATTCTTGGCATGTCTTGGATGAATGGCAATATCTGAAAATATGATATCTTCAGAGAGACTAATAGCATCAGAGCCTACCTTCTTCAAGCAAACCTCATTCACATTTGTTCTTTTCCTTGAAGCCTGATATGAAGTGAACATTAGAAACACTTTTCCAAATTATATACTCTTCTATCTAAATGTTACACATTCGAATTTTCAAGATCGCCAAGTAAAACTTGATAATAGTGTATGAAAGTATTCCAAGTTGCACTAAATGAAAAGGAAACAAGTAAATAAATCCACCACAATACTGACAAATATACTACCACAAGTCAGAAGTTTTTGAGGAAATAGAAGTTATATAGAAGTTAAGTAGTTTTTCTAAAACATTGTTAGCATTTTTATTactatatatttcacaaattctTCTTCACTTTGACATCCTCTTCCATCGTCATTGTCATGACTTTGAAAGCATCTAGTTTGCTCCACTTGTACCATGGGCATAAGAGATATTAGGAGGAAGGGTGATGTGTACAACAATGCAAATGTATAGGGAACAGTAGGCATGGAGGTTTCATGTCGAAAATTAATTTGCAGGGTCTGTATCTCTAATGGGGGACTAAAAAGAACTCCCTAAAGGTGTGTGCTTTTCCtcttaaagaaagaaaaacaaaaaaggtgTGCACactcatatttttcaccaaTTGTAGTTACAAGCATATATAGAGCATCTTGTTTTTGCAAAATGAACAAAAATTTAACCTCATAACTTAAGCAAATTACGAACCTTTTTCCACTGATAGTGAAATAATGAGTCAGCTTTCCTCACGACCAAACCACATTCATGGCATACATGGCCCAGATCTTCATAAACATGAATATCGTGGTTGCAATTGTCTAACTGTTTTTTATTATTCACTTCTGATGTGTCGAGCTGTCCAAAACATATAATTAGAATACAAACTAAACAAAGATTGACTTCAAAAGCATGTATTTTGTGGTTTCAACTTGTACATGTGTGCTTTCCGCAGTCACATAGAAAGCATCCCAAAGATCCTTAACATAATCTGCTGCTGGATCTAGctcgccttttctttttctgtccCTAGGGATTGATTTCTGTTGTTTTTCTCCCATCTTCTCCATGTTGCTAATGGCCTACAATAAGCAAAAGTGAGTGATTGTTGGAATAGCTAGAAGTAGAATAGATTTAAGAAAGAGTAAATTGTGTCGTGGGTATTGGCAAGGGGGTGTACGTATTTACAACTTAAAAGTTATTAAGCCCGTGGGTTAAAAAAATTGGCAGGTGGGTATATTTGAGTACAACTAGAGATatttcaaaatttcagaaatttttggACTATTTTGACAGTTGAACAAACTTTAGCTGAATTTGATAAATTTGCTAAATTAAAcaaatctgattttttttttgggggactAAAGAAGTCCGTATCAAGAAGGAGATAAAATAACCCAAAAAATTGTATCCAAAATATTAAACCCTGTTCATATGCAAAGTTGAATATTCCATGCAAGAATTGCAAGTGAAAGGCACGTACCGGAATTACTGTTTCTCTTTCTTCTGCTTTCTCCACAGAAGAATTGCAAATTCCTCCTAGAACTTCTGTAGTGCTGTATCCCCAACCACAAATCCTATTTTCAACAAAAACTGCAATATGGATGGGACTCAGACTGATTTCAGTGCTTAATTGAAATAGATAGCCCCgtctatatatacatgtacacatatatacagATGCGCGTGAGTTTTAAGCTATCTCTAAATTcttctatatatacacacatatatacagaTGCGCGTGAGTTTTAAGCTATCTCTAAATTCTAAATTAGGAAGACTTAatccaatattaattaattttaatgCTATAGCCCTGCATGCCACTAGTAACGCGTCCCCTTCTCCCGCTTGGCCTAATACCCATAACACAACACCCTTTCTTTTGAGCAGCTCATCCTTCAGCTGCAACATGACCTTATATTGTAGGCCCGAACGACACGCCATAAAGATCCTAACATAGGTAGACTTGAAGCATTTTACATCTCGACTTC
The Oryza glaberrima chromosome 8, OglaRS2, whole genome shotgun sequence DNA segment above includes these coding regions:
- the LOC127781974 gene encoding protein CHROMATIN REMODELING 35-like isoform X1; amino-acid sequence: MCTCIYRRGYLFQLSTEISLSPIHIAVFVENRICGWGYSTTEVLGGICNSSVEKAEERETVIPAISNMEKMGEKQQKSIPRDRKRKGELDPAADYVKDLWDAFYVTAESTHLDTSEVNNKKQLDNCNHDIHVYEDLGHVCHECGLVVRKADSLFHYQWKKASRKRTNVNEVCLKKVGSDAISLSEDIIFSDIAIHPRHAKNIRPHQLEGFKFLVNNLVTDEPGGCILVHAPGSGEIFMLISFIQGFMARHFTARPLVVLPEGILGTWKREFQQWQVEDIPLYDFDSIKADNRVEQLEVLKSWSSKRSILFVGSKHFTQIVCDDRDENAVAECRDTLLMVPSLLILDEGHTPSIDETDMLQSARKVQTPCKVVMSGTLFHNHVKEVFNTLDLVRPGFLKTETSWPIVTRMMGQLEISSARSITEISESVEDTLLNDDNFTRKVNVIRSLGELTKDVLHYCNGEDLNEFPVLLDFSVFLELSPKQKDILCKLEEDHGMLKTSAVGAALYVHPCLSEISEANDVDRDDRVDSLVNSINLGDGVKARFFLNILALANSAGEKLVAFSQYTLPMKFLERLLVKEMGWHVGKEIFVINGDTSMEDGQLAMDQFNGSADAKVLFGSIKAFGEGISLVGASRIVILDVHLNPSVTRQAIGSTFRPGQKKKVFVYRLVAADSPEEKAHETAFNKEVIPKLWFQWSGRCTTEDFKLNQVCIDGSRDVLLETDVIRQDIKALYQR
- the LOC127781974 gene encoding protein CHROMATIN REMODELING 35-like isoform X2, encoding MCTCIYRRGYLFQLSTEISLSPIHIAVFVENRICGWGYSTTEVLGGICNSSVEKAEERETVIPAISNMEKMGEKQQKSIPRDRKRKGELDPAADYVKDLWDAFYVTAESTHLDTSEVNNKKQLDNCNHDIHVYEDLGHVCHECGLVVRKADSLFHYQWKKASRKRTNVNEVCLKKVGSDAISLSEDIIFSDIAIHPRHAKNIRPHQLEGFKFLVNNLVTDEPGGCILVHAPGSGEIFMLISFIQGFMARHFTARPLVVLPEGILGTWKREFQQWQVEDIPLYDFDSIKADNRVEQLEVLKSWSSKRSILFVGSKHFTQIVCDDRDENAVAECRDTLLMVPSLLILDEGHTPSIDETDMLQSARKVQTPCKVVMSGTLFHNHVKEVFNTLDLVRPGFLKTETSWPIVTRMMGQLEISSARSITEISESVEDTLLNDDNFTRKVNVIRSLGELTKDVLHYCNGEDLNEFPVLLDFSVFLELSPKQKDILCKLEEDHGMLKTSAVGAALYVHPCLSEISEANDVDRDDRVDSLVNSINLGDGVKARFFLNILALANSAGEKLVAFSQYTLPMKFLERLLVKEMGWHVGKEIFVINGDTSMEDGQLAMDQFNGSADAKVLFGSIKAFGEGISLVGASRIVILDVHLNPSVTRQAIGSTFRPGQKKKVFVYRLVAADSPEEKAHETAFNKEVIPKLWFQWSGRCTTEDFKLNQVCIDGSRDVLLETDVIRQDIKALYQR